A single region of the Salvia miltiorrhiza cultivar Shanhuang (shh) chromosome 8, IMPLAD_Smil_shh, whole genome shotgun sequence genome encodes:
- the LOC130997927 gene encoding histone deacetylase HDT1-like produces MEFWGVEVKSGEPLKVVPGENMVLHLSQACLGESKKEKANDSVCLFVNVDGKKLVLGTLITEKLPQQQFDLVFDRDFELSHNWKSGSIYFYGYKANNPFDDMQSEESDESDSEEDIPLVTVNNARPEPKVKQEKPAEAVKAKGKESDAGKQKVKIVEPIKDANPEDDDDTSDDMMSEDDDEDDSEDGDDSDSDESGESDEDTPKKAESSKKRAAESATKTPVQDKKAKVTPQKTDGKKVSGHVATPYPAKQAGKTPANKPNQQTPQSGGSVSCKSCTKSFGSEKALESHTKAKHASK; encoded by the exons ATGGAGTTCTGGG GTGTTGAGGTCAAAAGTGGAGAGCCTCTTAAGGTTGTACCTGGCGAGAATATGGTTTTGCATCTGTCTCAG GCTTGTCTCGGTGAGTCGAAAAAGGAGAAAGCAAATGATTCTGTCTGCTTATTTGTGAATGTTGATGGGAAGAAACTTGTTCTTGGAACGCTAATCACTGAGAAGCTGCCCCAGCAACAGTTTGACTTGGTGTTCGACAGAGATTTTGAGCTATCACATAACTGGAAAAGTGGAAGTATCTACTTCTACGGATACAAGGCCAATAACCCTTTTGATGA TATGCAGTCGGAAGAATCTG ATGAATCTGATTCTGAAGAGGATATTCCTCTCGTGACTGTCAATAATG CTAGACCTGAGCCAAAGGTTAAGCAAGAGAAACCTGCAGAAGCTGTTAAAGCCAAGGGTAAAGAGTCTGATGCTGGTAAGCAGAAGGTGAAGATTGTTGAGCCTATCAAAGATGCCAATccagaagatgatgatgatacCAGTGATGATATGATGtctgaagatgatgatgaagatgactCTGAG GATGGGGATGATTCTGATTCTGATGAATCTGGTGAGAGTGATGAAGATACACCAAAGAAG GCCGAGTCAAGCAAGAAAAGAGCTGCAGAATCTGCTACTAAAACTCCTGTGCAAGACAAGAAGGCCAAAGTGACCCCCCAGAAAACTG ATGGAAAGAAGGTTAGTGGTCACGTAGCCACACCTTACCCGGCAAAGCAGGCTGGGAAGACTCCTGCTAACAAGCCAAATCAGCAGACACCACAATCTGGAGGATCGGTCTCGTGCAAGAGCTGCACCAAATCATTTGGTTCAGAGAAAGCTTTGGAATCCCACACAAAAGCCAAGCATGCTAGCAAGTAA